The following nucleotide sequence is from Paenibacillus odorifer.
AATAGTTGGAATGCCTAGACTTGTAATTAGCTTACTATATTCCAAATTGAACAACTCAATACAAATAATTCCGTCTACATTGGCGACATCAAAATTATTTGGAAGAGACAGGGACTCCTGATCAATGTCTCTTATAATGTGCATGGATAAATTATATCCTTCTGCACTGATTCGTTTCTCCATGCCACTGATCAGTTTCGATCCAAAGTGGGAAGTGTTAGGTAAGTTTTCTGTTAATAAAGCGATATTTCCAGAGTTTCTTGGTTGAACACTCTCGGTATCCATAAAAGCAAATTGTTTATATTTTAACTCTATCGCTTTCTTTATAACCTTGTTTCTAGTTTCATCAGGTATACCATTCGTTCCATTTAAGGCTTTGGAAGCTGTATTTCTGGAGATTCCTAAAGCATCCGCGATGTCTTGTATGGTTACTTTTTCCCTGGCCATCTATGTAATTCACCTCTATATTCTTGTTCTTAACCTTCGCCACAAATAGTGTACTATTTGGCATGATTCCAACTCTCTTTAATGTATATTAGTTTACTCAAAATAGCAATATGATATTTACAAATGCACAATTTAGTTTACATTTTATCGGCGGATAAGTGTGCGAAAAAGGTATTATTCTTTTCATCTTCATGAGAGTATGTTGACTTTAAAGTATATAATCCTATTTAAATTGGCTGTATTTGTAATTATGTAAAATTATATGCATCATTTATGAACATAATACTTTGTCATATGCACATTAATATTTTTACAAAATGTATTGACGAACGATTAAGTGTTTGGTAAATTGTAAAAGCAGCAGGACATAAGCCAATTGAAAGCCCTTACTGCATCAAGATATAAACATTGATAAGAACGGAGGTAAAGGCATTGCAAAACCTAATAGAAGCTGAACACAGAACAATGGTGACCAAACATAAGAGCTCCTTACTAGACTATCTAAAGAAGTACTACTTTCTTTATATTTTGCTCGCACCAGCTGTGATCCTGACCCTGATTTTTAAATACGGTCCTATGTATGGTGCGATTATCGCCTTTAAAGATTTCAGCCCAATCAAAGGGATTATGGGGAGTGAATGGGTAGGCTTGTACAACTTCGAGAAATTCCTGTCATCCCCCAACTTCGAAGTTATCTTTATGAATACGCTTAAATTAAGTTTCTTCGGATTAATTCTGAGTTTTCCAATTCCTATCCTGCTTGCGTTGATGTTAAATCAAATTCGCCGTGCAGGCGTCAAAAAGAACATTCAGTTGTTCTTGTATGCACCTAACTTTATTTCTGTTGTCGTTGTGGTCGGGATGTTGTTTATCTTCTTGTCCCCAACGGGACCGATTAACCAGTTTTTTACCTGGCTTACAGGTGAACCAATCATGTTCATGTCTCGTCCGGAGTACTTCCGTTCGATCTACATTTTGTCCGATATTTGGACCGGAGCCGGTTGGGCATCCATTATTTATGTAGCAGCACTTGCTAATGTCGATCCTGAGTTACATAATGCAGCCAATCTTGACGGCGCTAATCTTCTACAAAGAATACGCCATATCGATTTGCCAACCATTCGTCCAATTATGGCTATTGTATTTATCCTTGCAGCTGGTGGGATTATGTCCATTGGCTTCGAAAAAGCCTATCTCATGCAAACGGCGATGAACTTGCCAACCTCAGAAATCATTCCGACTTACGTTTATAAAATTGGTTTGCAGTCGGGCGATTATGCCTATTCAGCCGCAGTAGGATTGTTTAACTCTATCATCAACATCGTCCTGCTCATCACCGTTAACTTTACCGTGAAGAAACTGAATGAGGGTGAAGGTCTTTACTAAGAAAGGAGCAACAAGCTATGCCCATTAGACATTCCGGATTAGATCGCTTTATCGTCGTGCTTAACGCGATCTTCCTGACACTGGCCGTACTTATCATTGTACTTCCTTTGATTTATGTAGTGATTGCATCTTTTATGGATCCATCAGTTCTGCTCAGTAAAGGATTATCATTCAACCTTTCGGATTGGTCATTAGAAGGGTATATAAAAATTCTTTCTAATCCGGCCATGATCCGAGGTTTTGGAAACTCTGTTTTATACTCTGTTTCATTTGCTATGCTTACCGTTCTCGTCTCTATCTGTGCAGGATACGCACTGTCTGATGACAGGCTCAAAGGAAAAGGATTCTTCATGACCTTGTTTATTATCACCATGTTCTTTGGGGGTGGGCTTATACCAACCTATCTGCTCGTTAAGAATCTTGGTCTGCTTGATACAGTCTGGGCGGTGATTATTCCAGGGGCAGTTAATGTATGGAACATCATTCTCTCTAGAACTTTCTTCAAAGGAGTACCGAATGAAATGAAGGAAGCCGCTAATGTAGACGGAGCTTCGGAGATGCGGATCTTCTTCAGTGTCGTATTACCGCTCTCCAAACCGATTGTTTTCGTGCTCGCTCTTTATGCCTTTGTGGGCCAATGGAATTCCTATTTTGACGCGATGATCTATTTAGATAATCCTAATCTTCATCCACTGCAGCTCGTGTTGCGTTCCATCTTGATCCAGAATCAGGTAGATCCGGGCATGATCAGCGATCAACTCGCCATGGCGGAAATGAAACGATTGTCTGAAATCATCAAGTACGCTGCCATCGTTGTTTCCAGTTTGCCACTTATTGTTATGTATCCGTTCTTCCAGAAGTACTTTGAAAAAGGTGTTATGGTCGGTTCCCTTAAGTAGGAAACAGGCTGCACATAGATAAAGATTAATTCATTCATATCTAATTTGGAGGTCATACCCTATGAAAAGAATTAAGAAATCAAGAGTATCAACGAAAGTAGCTTCTGCATCTGTACTTGCTTCGTTTATGTTCCTTACTGCATGCGGTGGCGGAGGAGGAGGGGGAAGTGCGGCTAGTAAAGAACAGGACGCCAGCGGTAAAGTAACTTTGAACTTTATTACGCAAAGCTCTCCACTTGCACCAGTTGATCCAAATGAAAAACTGATTAATAAGCGTCTTGAAGAAAAGACGAATGTTCATATTAATTGGAAGAATTTCACGAAAGACGTATTTGTTGAAAAAAGAAACTTGGCTGTGGCAAGCGGTGATCTTCCTGATGCGATTTTTAATGCGGACTATAGCGACTATGAGCTGCTCAAACTTGCTAAAGACGGTGCCATTATTCCGCTGAATGATCTCATCGAGAACAATATGCCCAACTTCAAAAAGGTGCTGGAAGAAGCCCCGGAATACAAGAGTATGATTACGGCACCAGACGGTAATATTTATGCCTTTCCGTGGATCGAAGAGCTGGGCAATGGCAAGGAAAGAATCCAGGCGGTAGACAGTATGCCTTGGATCAATGTGGAATGGCTTGAGAAGCTGGGCCTTGATATGCCTACGACAACAGAAGAATTAAAAGAAGTATTAATTGCATTCAAGACAAAAGATCCAAATGGCAACGGTAAGGCTGACGAAATTCCTCTGTCCTTTATTAACAAGCCTGGAGCAGAAGATCTGGTTTTCCTATTTGCTTCGTTCGGATTGGGTGAGAACCCTGACCATGCGGTTGTGAGCAATGATGGAAAGGTAATATTTACGGCGTCACAAGATGACTACAAAGAAGCCGTTTCTTTTATTAACGAGCTGTATAAAGAAGGACTCATTGATATTGAAGCCTATACACAGGACTGGAGTACTTACCTTGCAAAAGGGAAGGATCAGAGATACGGACTTTACTTCTCATGGGATAAAGCCAACATCACTGGAGCAAATGACACTTACGAGGT
It contains:
- a CDS encoding ABC transporter permease; the encoded protein is MVTKHKSSLLDYLKKYYFLYILLAPAVILTLIFKYGPMYGAIIAFKDFSPIKGIMGSEWVGLYNFEKFLSSPNFEVIFMNTLKLSFFGLILSFPIPILLALMLNQIRRAGVKKNIQLFLYAPNFISVVVVVGMLFIFLSPTGPINQFFTWLTGEPIMFMSRPEYFRSIYILSDIWTGAGWASIIYVAALANVDPELHNAANLDGANLLQRIRHIDLPTIRPIMAIVFILAAGGIMSIGFEKAYLMQTAMNLPTSEIIPTYVYKIGLQSGDYAYSAAVGLFNSIINIVLLITVNFTVKKLNEGEGLY
- a CDS encoding carbohydrate ABC transporter permease, encoding MPIRHSGLDRFIVVLNAIFLTLAVLIIVLPLIYVVIASFMDPSVLLSKGLSFNLSDWSLEGYIKILSNPAMIRGFGNSVLYSVSFAMLTVLVSICAGYALSDDRLKGKGFFMTLFIITMFFGGGLIPTYLLVKNLGLLDTVWAVIIPGAVNVWNIILSRTFFKGVPNEMKEAANVDGASEMRIFFSVVLPLSKPIVFVLALYAFVGQWNSYFDAMIYLDNPNLHPLQLVLRSILIQNQVDPGMISDQLAMAEMKRLSEIIKYAAIVVSSLPLIVMYPFFQKYFEKGVMVGSLK
- a CDS encoding ABC transporter substrate-binding protein; this translates as MKRIKKSRVSTKVASASVLASFMFLTACGGGGGGGSAASKEQDASGKVTLNFITQSSPLAPVDPNEKLINKRLEEKTNVHINWKNFTKDVFVEKRNLAVASGDLPDAIFNADYSDYELLKLAKDGAIIPLNDLIENNMPNFKKVLEEAPEYKSMITAPDGNIYAFPWIEELGNGKERIQAVDSMPWINVEWLEKLGLDMPTTTEELKEVLIAFKTKDPNGNGKADEIPLSFINKPGAEDLVFLFASFGLGENPDHAVVSNDGKVIFTASQDDYKEAVSFINELYKEGLIDIEAYTQDWSTYLAKGKDQRYGLYFSWDKANITGANDTYEVMPPLAGPDGEVNVTRTNALGLGRGKMVVTSANKNLETTAKWVDQLYDPIQSVQNNWGTYGDDKQQNIFEFDKEKEMLKHLPLEGAAPVELREKTSVGGPLAILDSYYGKFTTMPDDAKGRMDIIKNIMAPKMKAENVMPSVFHSIQELDRLTTIETDLFAYVLRMRTEWYQNGKVEAQWDEYLKELDRLGLQEWLEIKQGGYDRASK